Proteins encoded in a region of the Vitis riparia cultivar Riparia Gloire de Montpellier isolate 1030 chromosome 7, EGFV_Vit.rip_1.0, whole genome shotgun sequence genome:
- the LOC117917863 gene encoding glycine-rich cell wall structural protein isoform X4, translated as MGKFLKNVGVSVMAVLMVMVVVGIAEGRRIEKDTFGENGGGGGGLGGGGGFGGGAGGGGGVGGGAGGGFGGGKGGGVGIGGGKGGGGGFGGGVGGGGGAGGGAGGGLGGGVGGGGGGGAGAGGGAGGGFGGGKGGGVGGGVGGGAGGGVGGGAGAGGGAGGGFGGGKGGGVGGGVGGGAGGGVGGGAGAGGGAGGGFGGGKGGGVGGGVGGGAGGGAGGGFGGGKGGGVGGGVGGGGGAGGGAGGGIGGGSGGGGGIGGGAGGGAGGGFGGGGGAGGGVGGGFGGGKGGGGGIGGGAGGGIGGGF; from the exons ATGgggaagtttttgaaaaatgtgggtGTGTCTGTTATGGCGGTGTTGatggtgatggtggtggtgggaATAGCAGAGGGGCGCCGAATTGAGAAGGATACGTTTGGTGAGAATGGTGGCGGTGGTGGAGGTCTTGGAGGAGGGGGAGGATTTGGAGGTGGTGCAGGAGGAGGTGGGGGTGTTGGAGGTGGTGCGGGCGGAGGATTTGGTGGTGGTAAGGGTGGCGGAGTAGGAATAGGAGGTGGCAAAGGAGGAGGGGGTGGCTTTGGAGGGGGTGTAGGAGGAGGTGGTGGCGCTGGTGGCGGTGCAGGTGGTGGCCTTGGAGGTGGTGtaggtggaggtggtg GTGGTGGTGCTGGTGCTGGTGGAGGCGCCGGTGGTGGCTTTGGAGGTGGCAAAGGAGGGGGCGTAGGTGGAGGTGTTGGTGGGGGTGCTGGTGGAGGTGTTGGTGGTG GTGCTGGTGCTGGTGGAGGCGCCGGTGGTGGCTTTGGAGGTGGCAAAGGAGGGGGCGTAGGTGGAGGTGTTGGTGGGGGTGCTGGTGGAGGTGTTGGTGGTGGTGCTGGTGCTGGTGGAGGCGCCGGTGGTGGCTTTGGAGGTGGCAAAGGAGGGGGCGTAGGTGGAGGTGTTGGTGGGGGTGCTGGTGGAGGCGCAGGGGGTGGCTTTGGAGGTGGCAAAGGAGGAGGTGTTGGTGGTGGTGTAGGTGGAGGCGGTGGTGCTGGGGGAGGCGCTGGTGGTGGCATTGGAGGTGGGTCTGGAGGTGGTGGAGGAATTGGAGGAGGCGCCGGTGGTGGTGCAGGAGGAGGATTTGGTGGTGGTGGGGGTGCTGGAGGTGGCGTTGGGGGTGGATTTGGAGGTGGCAAAGGAGGTGGTGGAGGAATCGGAGGAGGCGCCGGTGGTGGCATTGGCGGTGGGTTTTAG
- the LOC117917863 gene encoding glycine-rich cell wall structural protein isoform X2, with the protein MGKFLKNVGVSVMAVLMVMVVVGIAEGRRIEKDTFGENGGGGGGLGGGGGFGGGAGGGGGVGGGAGGGFGGGKGGGVGIGGGKGGGGGFGGGVGGGGGAGGGAGGGLGGGVGGGGGAGAGGGAGGGFGGGKGGGVGGGVGGGAGGGVGGGAGGGAGGGKGGGVGGGVGGGAGGGAGAGGGFGGGKGGGVGGGVGGGAGGGAGAGGGAGGGFGGGKGGGVGGGVGGGAGGGVGGGAGAGGGAGGGFGGGKGGGVGGGVGGGAGGGAGGGFGGGKGGGVGGGVGGGGGAGGGAGGGIGGGSGGGGGIGGGAGGGAGGGFGGGGGAGGGVGGGFGGGKGGGGGIGGGAGGGIGGGF; encoded by the exons ATGgggaagtttttgaaaaatgtgggtGTGTCTGTTATGGCGGTGTTGatggtgatggtggtggtgggaATAGCAGAGGGGCGCCGAATTGAGAAGGATACGTTTGGTGAGAATGGTGGCGGTGGTGGAGGTCTTGGAGGAGGGGGAGGATTTGGAGGTGGTGCAGGAGGAGGTGGGGGTGTTGGAGGTGGTGCGGGCGGAGGATTTGGTGGTGGTAAGGGTGGCGGAGTAGGAATAGGAGGTGGCAAAGGAGGAGGGGGTGGCTTTGGAGGGGGTGTAGGAGGAGGTGGTGGCGCTGGTGGCGGTGCAGGTGGTGGCCTTGGAGGTGGTGtaggtggag GTGGTGGTGCTGGTGCTGGTGGAGGCGCCGGTGGTGGCTTTGGAGGTGGCAAAGGAGGGGGCGTAGGTGGAGGTGTTGGTGGGGGTGCTGGTGGAGGTGTTGGTGGTGGTGCTGGTGGAGGCGCAGGTGGTGGCAAAGGAGGGGGCGTAGGTGGAGGTGTTGGTGGGGGTGCTGGTGGAGGCGCCGGCGCCGGAGGTGGCTTTGGAGGTGGCAAAGGAGGGGGCGTAGGTGGAGGTGTTGGTGGTGGTGCTGGTGGAGGTGCTGGTGCTGGTGGAGGCGCCGGTGGTGGCTTTGGAGGTGGCAAAGGAGGGGGCGTAGGTGGAGGTGTTGGTGGGGGTGCTGGTGGAGGTGTTGGTGGTGGTGCTGGTGCTGGTGGAGGCGCCGGTGGTGGCTTTGGAGGTGGCAAAGGAGGGGGCGTAGGTGGAGGTGTTGGTGGGGGTGCTGGTGGAGGCGCAGGGGGTGGCTTTGGAGGTGGCAAAGGAGGAGGTGTTGGTGGTGGTGTAGGTGGAGGCGGTGGTGCTGGGGGAGGCGCTGGTGGTGGCATTGGAGGTGGGTCTGGAGGTGGTGGAGGAATTGGAGGAGGCGCCGGTGGTGGTGCAGGAGGAGGATTTGGTGGTGGTGGGGGTGCTGGAGGTGGCGTTGGGGGTGGATTTGGAGGTGGCAAAGGAGGTGGTGGAGGAATCGGAGGAGGCGCCGGTGGTGGCATTGGCGGTGGGTTTTAG
- the LOC117917863 gene encoding glycine-rich cell wall structural protein isoform X1, whose protein sequence is MGKFLKNVGVSVMAVLMVMVVVGIAEGRRIEKDTFGENGGGGGGLGGGGGFGGGAGGGGGVGGGAGGGFGGGKGGGVGIGGGKGGGGGFGGGVGGGGGAGGGAGGGLGGGVGGGGGGGAGAGGGAGGGFGGGKGGGVGGGVGGGAGGGVGGGAGGGAGGGKGGGVGGGVGGGAGGGAGAGGGFGGGKGGGVGGGVGGGAGGGAGAGGGAGGGFGGGKGGGVGGGVGGGAGGGVGGGAGAGGGAGGGFGGGKGGGVGGGVGGGAGGGAGGGFGGGKGGGVGGGVGGGGGAGGGAGGGIGGGSGGGGGIGGGAGGGAGGGFGGGGGAGGGVGGGFGGGKGGGGGIGGGAGGGIGGGF, encoded by the exons ATGgggaagtttttgaaaaatgtgggtGTGTCTGTTATGGCGGTGTTGatggtgatggtggtggtgggaATAGCAGAGGGGCGCCGAATTGAGAAGGATACGTTTGGTGAGAATGGTGGCGGTGGTGGAGGTCTTGGAGGAGGGGGAGGATTTGGAGGTGGTGCAGGAGGAGGTGGGGGTGTTGGAGGTGGTGCGGGCGGAGGATTTGGTGGTGGTAAGGGTGGCGGAGTAGGAATAGGAGGTGGCAAAGGAGGAGGGGGTGGCTTTGGAGGGGGTGTAGGAGGAGGTGGTGGCGCTGGTGGCGGTGCAGGTGGTGGCCTTGGAGGTGGTGtaggtggaggtggtg GTGGTGGTGCTGGTGCTGGTGGAGGCGCCGGTGGTGGCTTTGGAGGTGGCAAAGGAGGGGGCGTAGGTGGAGGTGTTGGTGGGGGTGCTGGTGGAGGTGTTGGTGGTGGTGCTGGTGGAGGCGCAGGTGGTGGCAAAGGAGGGGGCGTAGGTGGAGGTGTTGGTGGGGGTGCTGGTGGAGGCGCCGGCGCCGGAGGTGGCTTTGGAGGTGGCAAAGGAGGGGGCGTAGGTGGAGGTGTTGGTGGTGGTGCTGGTGGAGGTGCTGGTGCTGGTGGAGGCGCCGGTGGTGGCTTTGGAGGTGGCAAAGGAGGGGGCGTAGGTGGAGGTGTTGGTGGGGGTGCTGGTGGAGGTGTTGGTGGTGGTGCTGGTGCTGGTGGAGGCGCCGGTGGTGGCTTTGGAGGTGGCAAAGGAGGGGGCGTAGGTGGAGGTGTTGGTGGGGGTGCTGGTGGAGGCGCAGGGGGTGGCTTTGGAGGTGGCAAAGGAGGAGGTGTTGGTGGTGGTGTAGGTGGAGGCGGTGGTGCTGGGGGAGGCGCTGGTGGTGGCATTGGAGGTGGGTCTGGAGGTGGTGGAGGAATTGGAGGAGGCGCCGGTGGTGGTGCAGGAGGAGGATTTGGTGGTGGTGGGGGTGCTGGAGGTGGCGTTGGGGGTGGATTTGGAGGTGGCAAAGGAGGTGGTGGAGGAATCGGAGGAGGCGCCGGTGGTGGCATTGGCGGTGGGTTTTAG
- the LOC117917863 gene encoding glycine-rich cell wall structural protein isoform X3, producing MGKFLKNVGVSVMAVLMVMVVVGIAEGRRIEKDTFGENGGGGGGLGGGGGFGGGAGGGGGVGGGAGGGFGGGKGGGVGIGGGKGGGGGFGGGVGGGGGAGGGAGGGLGGGVGGGGGGGAGAGGGAGGGFGGGKGGGVGGGVGGGAGGGAGAGGGFGGGKGGGVGGGVGGGAGGGAGAGGGAGGGFGGGKGGGVGGGVGGGAGGGVGGGAGAGGGAGGGFGGGKGGGVGGGVGGGAGGGAGGGFGGGKGGGVGGGVGGGGGAGGGAGGGIGGGSGGGGGIGGGAGGGAGGGFGGGGGAGGGVGGGFGGGKGGGGGIGGGAGGGIGGGF from the exons ATGgggaagtttttgaaaaatgtgggtGTGTCTGTTATGGCGGTGTTGatggtgatggtggtggtgggaATAGCAGAGGGGCGCCGAATTGAGAAGGATACGTTTGGTGAGAATGGTGGCGGTGGTGGAGGTCTTGGAGGAGGGGGAGGATTTGGAGGTGGTGCAGGAGGAGGTGGGGGTGTTGGAGGTGGTGCGGGCGGAGGATTTGGTGGTGGTAAGGGTGGCGGAGTAGGAATAGGAGGTGGCAAAGGAGGAGGGGGTGGCTTTGGAGGGGGTGTAGGAGGAGGTGGTGGCGCTGGTGGCGGTGCAGGTGGTGGCCTTGGAGGTGGTGtaggtggaggtggtg GTGGTGGTGCTGGTGCTGGTGGAGGCGCCGGTGGTGGCTTTGGAGGTGGCAAAGGAGGGGGCGTAGGTGGAGGTGTTGGTGGGGGTGCTGGTGGAG GCGCCGGCGCCGGAGGTGGCTTTGGAGGTGGCAAAGGAGGGGGCGTAGGTGGAGGTGTTGGTGGTGGTGCTGGTGGAGGTGCTGGTGCTGGTGGAGGCGCCGGTGGTGGCTTTGGAGGTGGCAAAGGAGGGGGCGTAGGTGGAGGTGTTGGTGGGGGTGCTGGTGGAGGTGTTGGTGGTGGTGCTGGTGCTGGTGGAGGCGCCGGTGGTGGCTTTGGAGGTGGCAAAGGAGGGGGCGTAGGTGGAGGTGTTGGTGGGGGTGCTGGTGGAGGCGCAGGGGGTGGCTTTGGAGGTGGCAAAGGAGGAGGTGTTGGTGGTGGTGTAGGTGGAGGCGGTGGTGCTGGGGGAGGCGCTGGTGGTGGCATTGGAGGTGGGTCTGGAGGTGGTGGAGGAATTGGAGGAGGCGCCGGTGGTGGTGCAGGAGGAGGATTTGGTGGTGGTGGGGGTGCTGGAGGTGGCGTTGGGGGTGGATTTGGAGGTGGCAAAGGAGGTGGTGGAGGAATCGGAGGAGGCGCCGGTGGTGGCATTGGCGGTGGGTTTTAG
- the LOC117918661 gene encoding LOW QUALITY PROTEIN: pentatricopeptide repeat-containing protein At2g31400, chloroplastic (The sequence of the model RefSeq protein was modified relative to this genomic sequence to represent the inferred CDS: inserted 2 bases in 2 codons), which produces MASPTPPHCSITAAKPYQNLHYPQNPTKNHHNNHHWSSHKVSLTNPLPSPRNAAKPGAASXATATSTNRNSNFPSLSPLPPSKSELTADFSGRRSTRFVSKMHFGRPKTAAAARHTSTAEEALRHAIRFASDDKGIDSVLLNFESRLCGSDDYTFLLRELGNRGSXAKAIRCFEFAVRREQRRNEQGKLASAMISILGRLGQVELAKNVFETALNEGYGNTVYAFSALISAYGRSGYCDEAIKVFETMKSSGLKPNLVTYNAVIDACGKGGVDFNRAAEIFDEMLRNGVQPDRITFNSLLAVCGRGGLWEAARNLFSEMLYRGIEQDIFTYNTLLDAVCKGGQMDLAFQIMSEMPRKHIMPNVVTYSTVIDGYAKAGRLDEALNLFNEMKFAGIGLDRVSYNTLLSIYAKLGRFEEALNVCKEMESSGIKKDAVTYNALLGGYGKQGKYEEVKRVFEEMKAERIFPNLLTYSTLIDVYSKGGLYQEAMEVFREFKKAGLKADVVLYSALIDALCKNGLVEYAVSFLDEMTKEGIRPNVVTYNSIIDAFGRSGSAECVIDPPYETNVSKMSSSSLKVVEDATESEVGDKEDNQIIKIFGQLAAEKTCHAKKENRGRQEILCILAVFHKMHELDIKPNVVTFSAILNACSRCNSFEDASMLLEELRLFDNQVYGVAHGLLMGYGDNIWVQAQSLFDEVKQMDSSTASAFYNALTDMLWHFGQRRGAQLVVLEGKRRHVWENMWSNSCLDLHLMSSGAARAMVHAWLLNIRSIVFEGHELPQLLSILTGWGKHSKVVGDGALRRAIEALLTGMGAPFRVAKCNLGRFISTGAVVAAWLRESGTLKVLVLHDDRTNPDRARCSQISNLQTLPL; this is translated from the exons ATGGCGTCTCCGACTCCCCCTCACTGCTCAATCACCGCCGCTAAACCCTACCAAAACCTCCACTACCCCCAAAACCCTACCAAAAACCACCACAACAATCACCACTGGTCTTCCCACAAAGTTTCCCTCACCAACCCTCTCCCTTCACCTCGTAATGCTGCCAAGCCCGGTGCTGCCT CCGCTACCGCCACCTCCACCAACCGCAACTCTAAtttcccttctctctctcctcttcctCCCTCCAAGTCCGAGCTCACCGCCGACTTCTCCGGTCGCCGATCCACCCGCTTCGTCTCCAAAATGCACTTCGGCCGCCCTAAGACCGCCGCCGCCGCCCGCCACACCTCCACCGCCGAGGAGGCCCTACGCCACGCCATTCGCTTCGCCTCCGATGATAAGGGGATTGATTCAGTGCTTCTCAACTTCGAGTCTAGGTTGTGTGGATCCGACGATTACACCTTCTTGCTCCGAGAGCTTGGCAATCGGGGGA GGGCGAAGGCCATTCGATGTTTTGAATTTGCTGTGCGGCGGGAGCAGAGGCGCAACGAGCAAGGTAAATTGGCTAGTGCTATGATTAGTATTCTGGGTAGATTAGGTCAAGTTGAACTAgcaaaaaatgtgtttgaaacTGCTTTAAATGAGGGATATGGGAATACAGTTTATGCTTTTTCGGCTCTGATTAGTGCGTATGGGCGAAGTGGATATTGTGATGAGGCGATCAAGGTATTTGAGACTATGAAAAGTTCGGGGTTGAAGCCGAATTTAGTCACTTATAATGCTGTAATTGATGCGTGTGGAAAAGGGGGTGTGGATTTTAATCGGGCAGCggaaatatttgatgaaatgtTGAGGAATGGGGTGCAACCTGATCGGATTACATTTAATTCACTTCTTGCGGTTTGTGGTAGAGGAGGGTTGTGGGAGGCCGCGAGGAATTTGTTTAGTGAGATGTTGTATAGAGGGATTGAACAGGATATATTTACGTATAATACTCTATTAGATGCTGTATGCAAAGGTGGGCAAATGGATTTGGCTTTTCAGATAATGTCCGAGATGCCCAGAAAGCATATAATGCCTAATGTGGTGACTTATAGTACAGTGATAGATGGGTATGCAAAGGCAGGTAGACTGGATGAAGCCTTGAATTTGTTTAATGAGATGAAGTTTGCCGGTATCGGTTTGGATAGGGTCTCGTATAATACTCTGCTTTCAATATATGCTAAACTTGGGAGGTTTGAGGAGGCCTTGAATGTTTGTAAAGAGATGGAAAGTTCTGGGATTAAGAAGGATGCTGTCACTTACAATGCCCTTCTAGGTGGGTATGGAAAACAAGGGAAGTATGAGGAAGTTAAGAGGGTGTTTGAAGAGATGAAAGCAGAGCGGATTTTCCCTAACTTATTGACTTATTCGACATTGATTGATGTGTACTCAAAAGGAGGGTTGTATCAAGAGGCAATGGAAGTTTTTAGAGAGTTTAAGAAGGCAGGTTTGAAGGCTGATGTTGTTCTTTATAGTGCTCTTATTGATGCGTTGTGTAAAAATGGGCTGGTGGAATATGCTGTATCCTTCCTTGATGAGATGACAAAGGAAGGGATTAGGCCTAATGTTGTTACTTACAATTCTATAATTGATGCCTTTGGTCGATCAGGAAGTGCTGAATGTGTTATCGATCCTCCCTATGAAACCAATGTGTCAAAAATGTCTTCTTCATCTTTAAAAGTTGTTGAAGATGCCACTGAAAGTGAAGTGGGAGACAAGGAGGACaatcaaataataaagattTTTGGACAGCTAGCTGCTGAAAAAACATGTCatgcaaagaaagaaaacaggGGGAGACAGGAAATCTTATGCATCTTGGCGGTCTTCCACAAGATGCATGAGCTGGACATCAAACCAAATGTTGTCACCTTCTCAGCAATTCTAAATGCTTGCAG CCGCTGTAATTCATTTGAAGATGCCTCAATGTTATTGGAGGAACTGCGGTTATTTGATAATCAGGTCTATGGTGTGGCACATGGGCTTCTTATGGGCTATGGGGACAACATATGGGTTCAAGCACAATCCCTGTTTGATGAGGTGAAGCAGATGGATTCTTCGACCGCATCTGCCTTCTATAATGCTCTGACTGACATGCTATGGCACTTTGGTCAG AGACGAGGTGCCCAATTGGTTGTGCTTGAAGGGAAACGACGGCATGTATGGGAGAATATGTGGTCAAACTCTTGCTTAGATTTGCATCTAATGTCTTCTGGAGCTGCTCGAGCAATGGTGCATGCATGGTTGCTCAATATTCGGTCTATTGTTTTTGAGGGTCATGAGCTGCCACAGCTCTTAAG TATATTGACTGGATGGGGCAAACACAGCAAAGTGGTTGGGGATGGTGCATTAAGGCGAGCTATTGAGGCACTACTGACTGGCATGGGTGCACCCTTTCGGGTTGCCAAGTGCAATCTGGGTAGGTTTATATCGACAGGAGCTGTGGTGGCTGCCTGGTTAAGAGAATCAGGCACCCTGAAAGTCCTTGTTCTTCATGATGACAGAACAAATCCTGATCGTGCAAGATGTAGTCAAATTTCCAATCTGCAAACACTTCCCTTGTAG